The DNA sequence atgaacatttttttggggggacagagtctcgttctgtcacccaggctggagtgcagtggtgcaatctcggctcactgcaacctccgtctcccaggttcaggcgattctcctaccttagcctcccaagtagctgggactacaagcacatgccaccacacccggctaattttttgtatttttagtagagacagggttagccaggatggtctccatctcctgacctcgtgatccacccgcctcagccgcccaaagtgctgggattacaggaataagccaccacgcctggctttactatgaacatttttatgGAAAAGGGGATTACATATAATACcaggcaaaaataataaaacatcccTTAAAATCCCAATCCCATCAATAACTTGtagttttggctgggcatggtggctcatgcctgtaaccccagcgctctgggaggccgaggcgggcggatcatctgaggtcagttCAACCcgagcctggcaaacatggtgaaactccgtctctacaaaactacgaaaactagccgggtgtggtggcgggcacctacaatcccagctacatgggaggctgaggcgggataatcacttgaacctgggaggcagaggttgcagtgagccgagatcacgccattgcactccagcctggagcgacagagcaagattccatcccctcaaaaaacaaagaacttgTAGTTTTATGCATTCAAAGCCTATGGCGCAATATATATGTACTAATGTATTACAATATATTGAGAATGCCAAGTAAAATAGTTTCAGTAAATTaaagtatttccttcttttgtcaAGTATGTGATGGTTGAACTCACACATTAAATGTGGATATATGCCGTCTAGTACCCCAGGTCCCCATCAGTGAACACAAGAGCATGCCCGAGTTGTGTTTGGGGTTTAGGTCACCCTATTATTTGATTTAGACTCACCTCATCTCTGCTGATAAGTTCATTGGAAAATGTGAGGCCAGGCATCAGTCCTCGTTTCTTGAGCCAGAATATCGATGCAAAAGAACCGGAAAAGAAGATGCCTTCCACTGCGGCAAAGGCTACAACACGTTCACCTATTTCAGAGTTAACACCAAAATGATTCTCGTGAGTTGGTATTCAAGGGCCAACAATCCAATATCATTACTTGGAAAATGAAGCTCAGGTTTAAGTAGCGGCAAAGGTCTCCTTACCATAGGTAGCCTCTTTGTCCCCAATCCAGCGCAAGGCCCAATCTGCCTTCTTCTTGACACAAGGCATCGTTTCAATGGCATTGAAGAGAAATTCCCTAGTAGGCACATACAGCATCAGCAATTGAAGCATTACAGTAAAGACCCCTGATTACCAACTGCTAGATAAGAGCTCTGGGACAAAGGCCAAATTCAAGTATTTGCCAATCCTCTTCCTAAAGCAAGAACTCACACcgaaatgttatatttttactgGTCAGTTCTTCCctccagtgtttttaaaaatctcaacatTTGATTTACATTAATACAAGTTTGGGTATTCTGTAGTTCATATTGAACTTCAGGGTCTACAAACTGTAAAACATAGTCCAATACAGCAGGGATATTTGTtgcctttaaaattatttcaagtcCAGATCATTGTTCAATTTGAAGAATCATAGAATTTGAATTTGAAGAACCATAAAATCCTAACTGCTATGCTATTATCAGACTATCATTGGGGGCATTATTTGGCCCCAGTTGCCACCATCtatatcataaaataattaaaccaATAAACTAAGAATGCTTCCTACTAGAACTCTGTGCTACACAGTCGATCCCAGGTTGGGAAAGCAAATCCATGGGTACTACAGTTAACTGGGTCTCCCTTACCACCCTCCTCTAACTCCCTTTATTCTGGTGCCCACCGTGAGAGGCTGATTTCCCAGCCTGTTCCTACCCAGATGACCTTGTGTTCTGAATCTGAAGCCAAGGTCAACAGACATTGGGcaactttcattatttttttttttttaaagagatgagggtctcactctgtcgcccaggctagagtgcagtaagatgatcacagctcatggtaaaaccaaactcctgggctcaagccatccttctgtctcaacctgccaagtagctgggcctaccagctcacactaccacacccagctgcctTTCATTCTTCCATCTCACTGTCCTGTTTGAGACCTGGGTCTGCCTCTCCCTTGCTTTTGAGGCTTCCCCAGCAGACCATCTTGATCCCAACCATTCCCCTTTTGGTCATTTGCCCCAATCGTATCCCTAATCTTTGTCCTCTTTTCTCAATTTCCACCTATAAACATGTTCAAATCTCTTCACCCACAATCAGTTTCCTCAGTCCTTTCAAGTTACCACTTTTCCTCTTCATGTACTTCAAAGTCTACAATAGCTACTTTAGGTTGCAGCTTCACCACTTCCACTCCACATAGGGTTCCAGTCCCTAAAGCTGACCTTTGTATCTAGACTACTCCAACAGCCCATTTCTAATCTCCCACCTCcaatctccaaaacaaaacaaatcttaagcTACCTTTATTCAGCCAAACTGCTGCATGCCTAAATCAGTCTCAGGGTTCACTGCTGCCACTGCCTTGTGTAACTCCTGCTAAGTCTTATTTGTCTGTACCGTACTGCAGCTTCCTTAGGAGACAAGTCCGACCTGTCCTTCATCCCATGGCAGCCCCACATTCTAGCCTTTCAACATATTTACCAAACAAGCAAAGATGGTCAGACATAGGTTTTAGTTTGTCTTACCCAACATCTAggaattttttcaaaagaaggctTTAGATTGGTAGACATCCAACTCTAAAAGCGGAGTACCTTCACAACTCTAAGTGAATAATAAAGTGAATTTAGGCCCCTTGCTAAGAGCAGACATGACCACAGGTGCTGGGAATGTCTATGACTGACTGCTTAGTCATTCTGGAGTCATTTTTATCCCTACATGAAGTAAAAATTTGTAATAAATCAACAATTAATGAGTCCTAAAAATCTTGGCATACCACTTGAATACTCACCTTTCTTTGGGATCTTTTATGTAAGTGTCAATAAGAAGACTATACATTTCAGAATGTATGTTTTCCATGGCAATTTGGAAGCCATAGAAACAGCGGGCTTCTGTAATCTGAACTTCTTGGCTAAATCGCTCCACCTAGTGGCAAAACACATCAAAGTTAAGCTTGAGAAAAAACTAACAGCAGCAACGCTCAACAGATACTGGTAGCATCGCACTCTTTGTACCATTATAAggtttatttctatatatatttcatCCAATTCGTCACAGTTCTGtgatattttatatcatatacTCAACCTACAGATCAGGAAATagatacatataaaataagaTTTCTGTGAGCACTCAATGATTTCCTGATTTATCAAGAAAGATCCATTCCCAATAAGAGATACAACCAAATTATGATTAAAACAGCAAAGCCCCAAAAAGGAGGGAgcagagccaggcgtggtggctcacgcctgtaatcccagcactttgggaggccaaggtgggcagatcacctgaggtcatcagttcgagaccagcctggccaacgtggtgaaaccctgtctctactaaaaatacagaaattagccggcaGGTGGcgcaggtctgtaatcccagctactcatgaggctgagggaggagaattgcttgaacctaggaggcagaggttgcagcgagccaagatcgcaccactgcactccagcctgggccagagtgagactgtctcaaaaaaaaaaaaaaaaaaaggagggagcaAATTGGTGGCCACAAGGAGTCCTCCTATTGCTACCACTTAATATTGTCTCAGCTTCTCTAGAGTCAGGAAAATACCATAAGAAAGAACTGCAAAGTGTTACAAAACAGGAACTGCCATGTAATATAAAACCCAGCTTACAGACACAGAGACACTCAgcatggaaaaatggaaaaacgTACAAGACAAGGAGAGCGAACTAGTTCGACCTCAGATCGTCAATGTCAAATGAACGAAAGATATTTGAGAAACTCACCAAGTTTTCATTTACTATGCCATCACTTGCTGCAAAGAAAGCCAGAACATGGGATATAAAATATCTCTCCTCGGGCTTCAGGGATTCCCAGTGCTGAATGTCCTTGGACAGGTCCACCTGAGGTTCGGAGTCACAATTTTAGCATAAAAGGAAGACAGCGAAGCTTGCAGGACTCACACCGAGCTCTCTGAAACTTTAAGTGTGCTGGCACCACTAACTAACTATGCCCCACAGTTAGCCCCCCTTGCCAACGGGAACCTCCAAGTGCATTTATGTCTGAGGTGTCACGGTCCCCCCTGCAGGGGTCTTCGGGGGTCCTCCGATTACCTCCTCGGCAGTCCAGAAGGAAGCCTCCGCCTTCTTATACATCTGCCAGATATCATGGTACTCGATGGGGAAGATGACAAAGCGGCGGGGGTTTTCTCTCAGCAGCGGTTCATCCTCCACGCCGGGGGCAGCTGCTTTAGTTTTCTGttggggaagaaaataaaacattcaagtACGGGGCGAACCATATGAAACTAATGTTTTTCTCACCAAGTCCGTTCCATGGGCGGCAATTTCATGGGACCCGATGTGAAAACGTGGCTGTCCCGTCGCACTCCGTGGGTCGCAGCAGAGGAGCGCACGCCCAAACCGGGAAATGGGCCGAGGGGCACGGGAGGTCGCCCTGGGGAGGGGCCGCGTAGGCGGGAAAGGAACCGGCGCGGGAGTGTGAACAGCTGAGGAGACAATGCGGTTTTGGCGCCAAGACGCCCAAGGCCGCCCCTGGCCCCTCTGCCCCACGCCCGTCACTCACCGGCTCCACGGGCTCCTGGAAGATCCTCCTCGCGGTCTTGCTGGCCAGGACGCGGGCCCCGCTCAGGGCTGGCGGCTGCAGGGAGACGTGTGTGAGTCGGAGGCGGCTTcgcttccctgcctccctccccggTCCGCAGCACCCTCCCCGCGCGCTCACCGTGTTCTCCTTGTCTACCAGGCTTAGCCCCTTCAGCGGCGAGAGCTGCAGCTGCTGCGGGTTCGTGATGGGCGCGAGCGGGATGCGGACGGAGAGCATAGTGGCGGCGCAGCGAAGTACAGCGACAGGCCAGAACAGGATGGCTGGGACGCGAAGCACGGGCGACCCCTCGGTCCAGCAGCCTTTAAATCTCCCGTGCCGGCCCTTCCCATTCGCTTTGGCGCCCCGGCCCTTCCCATTGGCTGTGCCGTGCCCCCGACCCTTCCATTGGCTGCACCTTGACCCCACCCAGGCTGGCCGCGGGACAGCGCGCGATTTTCAAGCGCAGCGCGGGAGCCTCCGCCGGCGCCTTCCGGGGACCACCGGGGACACCCCCGTGGACGCCCCCCGGGACCTCCCGGTTCCCCCCGCTCCGTCCGCTGGCTGGGTCGGGGGCGCCGCCGCCCGGGCCTCCACAGGTCCCACGGGACCAGGACCGCAGTCCCTGAGAGTCTCGGCGGCGTTGGCGCGCGCGGGCCCCGGTTCGCCCGGGAACCGTTTGGGATTGCGTGAGGCGCAGCGATTGGAGCCCGCGGGCGCGCTTCCCAAAAGCGCCTCCTCCCAGCCGCGCCGCCGCAGGGCAGGAGACTTTGCCAACGAGGTTGGTGCAAAGGCCTGGAAGACGCTCCTGGGTCGGGGGAGGCGTTGCTGCGACCCTTTCGATCTGTGTCCCTGGGGTGGGAGTGCAAGGGCCCCGAGCCCTGACATTTGGGCGGGGTGGTCGGCGAGGACCCTACAGCCTAAAAGTTAGGGCTGCTGAGCCCCGCGGCTCGTTTTGTTGTGACTGGGACATGCGACCAGGCTTCTTACAGATTCGGCGTCCCCCTGAGTAAAATGGGACTCGTCACCGCGTGGGGTGTTAATGTGGTGAGGAGAGCATTCGTTGAGATGACTCATGTAAAATGTGCAGTCCTTCGTAAACCTTCAAACTCCAGGACACGGAGAGAAGGCCCTTGGTGCAATTTTCCACAGAAATCCTGTCTCCTGTCAGACCCCTGTCCCCTATTGTCACCCTTGCTTTAAGAATTGCAAactgtggctgggcgcggtggctcacgcctgtagtcccagcactttgggaggccgaggcaggaggattgtttgaggccaagagctggagaccagccttggcaacatagtgagaccccgcccccattaaaaaaagaaaaaaaaaacttgttttaattGCAAACTGAGCAAAAATTCCTGGGAGAAAGTTCACAGAATGATTTTAGAACTAGGATTTAATGTACTACTCATTGGGCATCAAATATGCTGAAGAGGAGTTTGAAAACACTGAGGTAGAGCCTGGAACTTAGCAACAGCTTTCATTTAATTGTCTATGTGGCTTTCCGATTTGCCAGGCCCTGCAACGGCAAAATGccaaaaataaaggaagagaaagaaactttaagATCCAAGAAGAAATCATTAACCTGAGAAAGCTTCAACAGCTGCACTCAGGGCTGTTATTGAGAGACTCGGGACTTTTTACAAAGCCTTTTCTAGATACTTTATAGAGGGTGGGGTTGGACAGATACCCTCCCCATCTAGGTCTGTTTCTCTCATTTCTTAAAAGTACTACGGACTTGTATTCAAAGTATTCTCGTGTTGCAGGGATAAGTGACCATCACATTCCTTACACAAAGCCACAACCAAAACTTTGGTGTAGCATGATTTGTTTAAAGCAACTTGCCATCCATTGCCAGTTTCACCCCCAAACACACTAAAGCATCCATCTCCAGGAAATTGGTATTTTTATTGATTACTTTATGGCTGATAAAGCTATTATCTaacaaaattataatttcttgGTGTAATACTCAACTCAGATTTCAATGTCCCATAATCAACGTCTAAAGCCCTGGTTTTGGTTGCCCTACGGCGCCACGTGCTTTTTTGCTCCTGTTAAACTCACTGTTAACTGAAATAGCCAGAGGTGGCTTCACTTACAGTTTAGTTCCTGGCCACGTAATTAACAGCCATTGTAGAAGGCGCGGAAAGATGCGTACGTGTTAGAGGCCAGGTGAAGTCGCCATCCTCCCCTCCCGCGCTGAACCTGAGTCATCTCGGCGTGGCCCTCCTCCCTCCAGGTCCGGCATCTTTGCCCCGCTGCGGAGGTGGCGGCGCCCACGGCCACGCGGCAATGCGGAAGGTTCCGCCTCTGGGGGGTCGGGCAAAGCAGCCACTCCCGGGAGggcgcccgccgccgccgccgcaggcGCCGGGCTGCTGCTAGCGCCGGGATTTACTCCTTTTTCCGTCGGTGCtcgtttttttggttttatttaagTGAACAGACAAGGGTCTCGcttgtttgcccaggctgatctcaaactcctggcctcaagcgatcctccctccgcCTCCCTAAGCCCCGGGATTCCTGGCGGGAGCCACTTGAGCGCGCGTTTTGACATCTGCATCTACACCATTGGTCTGCACGGGAGGCCCCGCCCCGTTCCCCGGAAGGCTCCTCTGCATTCCCAGCCTCAGGTGCCCCGCCCCGTTTCCGCTGCGCGCTCTCCCGCTCATACGCCCCCAGCCCGGACAGGTTTGCAGGTCCCTGGCCAAGGTTAGCGCGACTTCCAAAAGGCTGTTCCTACCTGTCCACCATTAGGGTGGAAAAACCGCGGCCCGGGGAGCTCAGCACTCACTGTGTACCAGACGCCGTGCCGAAGGTGGTCATAATAATAATTACGGCTGCAGCACCCACAGCCTCTGGGCACCTGGATCGTGTGaggctgggttttttttgttttgttttgttttgttttagttttttggtttttttgttttgagacagggtctcgctctgttgcccaggctggtggctgcatcatagttcactgcagcctcaactttccgagctcaagcgatcctcccacctcagcctcccaagtagctaggactgcaggcatgcaccactctgccaggctaatttttaaattttttgtagagatgggttctcggTATGTcacccgggctggtcttgaacccctgggctcaagccctccacccgccttggcctcccaaaatgctcagattacaggcgtgagccaccgtcccaCCGGGGTTGGTATTTTTAACCCCGTTTCATAGGTGAGGAAATGAAGACCTGAGAGGCAAGGAAACTGCCCAAGGTCGCACAGCACAACTGCACAGCAGAACGTTTCTACcctaactttttattatgaatgttTTCAACATACAGAATAATGGAACGATTGCTAGCATTCGCCCACTACCTAGGATTCAACAGCTGTTtctattttgccatatttgcctCATGGCAAATATGGCAGACACCCCCTCTGTGGGTGTGTGAGGCTTATGCTTTTTTATGGATCATTTGAAAGTGATAGATATCATGACCCATTACCCCTAAACGTTTCAGCTCCTAAAAATAAGGACACTCTCTAACATCACCACAATACCACATTTATCCCTAGGAAAACTAACAATACTCCAGTATCACCTAATATCCAGTCCATATTCCTGTTTTTCCAATTGTTTCAAAAATGTCTCATAGTTTTTTGGATTTACTTTTTTTATGCAGGATCTAATTAAGTACATGCATTGCGTTTGGTTATTATGTTGCTTTAGACTCTTAATAAAGCTCTTCCACTTCTTTTCCCCACGACATTGGCTTTGAAGTACAGGCCAGTTTTCTTGTAGAATGTCCCACATCCTACATTTGCCTGATTGTTTATTCACGGTGTCAATTAACTTGTTTTCCTGACCCCTGGACTCTACACTGGAAGTTAGGTGAAAAGGCTTTATTAGGCCCTGcttggaggctcacgcctgtaatcccagcactttgggaggctgaggcaggcagatcacctgaggtcaggagtttgagagcagcctggccaatatagggaaaccccatctctactaaaaatacaaaaattagccagatgtggtggcaggcgcctgtaattcccactacttgggaggctgaggcaggagaattgcttgaacccaggaggcagaggtttcaatgagccgagatcacaccattgcactccaacctgggcaacaagaatgaaattccgtctcaaaaaaaaaaaaaaaaaaaaaaggcaggtggGGAGTGGTCGTTATTAGACTTAGGCTAAAAGTTATTGGCAAGAAGACTTCATAAGTGATAATatagctaggatttgaacccggGTCTGACTAACTCCAGAATTCCAGACTCTCAAAAACTTTAATATGAACTGccaattacattatatatattatatataaaatatataatatatatataatatatattatagagagagagagagagagagagagatgagatctcgctatattgcccaggctggtctcaaacttctgggtcaAGCtgtccttctacctcagcctcccaaagtgctgggatgacaagcatgagcccTTGCGCCCAGCCCAGCATTCTTAATGTAGCACGGCACAGTAGCACCACAACCACAAGTCTCAGGAGCAGCCCAGTTCAACTTTATAATTAGTTTATGTGTCACTCACTCAGAGGTCAGCAGGAAATGGTTAAGCAGGAAGCAGGGTGGACAACCAGATGAAACTGTCTGATGTTGATATGAGTGTCACCACATCATGTGTGTCTAGAACATTCGCATTGGAGAGCTTCAGCCACTAAGAGGCCATTTTCAGGAGATGGTGAGGATGGGGCAGCCAGCACAGTACAGAACCTTTGGGATCAATGATTTTCTTTGTGCTCAGATAACCTCTAAAATGGTGTTGAAAAGTGATGTGCCACTTTGCACACATTTAAAGTGAcatttagccaggcacagtggcacaccgttatcgtcccagctactctagaggctgaggaaggagaattgcttgagaccaggcatttgaaaccagtctgggcaacatagcaagacccctgtctctcaaACTAAAATAAGAATTAAACTGACATTTAAACTTTTTGTCATAAATTAAATAGTTACAGGAGATGTAATCTCCATCATGTTGCAAATATGAGCACTTTAAAACGAAAACTGgccagcatagtggctcacacctgcaatcctagcagtttaggaggctgagctgggaggatggcttaagcccagaagttcaacaccagcctaggcagcatagtcAGACCTTGtctgtatgaaaaataaaaaattagctgattgtggtggcacgcatctatggtcccagctattcaggaggctgaggcaggagtattgcttgagcccaggaagttgaagcagcagtgagccatgatcaggccactgcattccaccctgggcaacaaagcaagatgctatctcaaaataaataaaaataaaaaccacaactaTGTGCTTTTTAACTCTTAGAATTTAGAATCCACAGATTTCAGTATGTTTCttatgcttatttaaaaattcttagtctggctgggcacggtggctcacgcctgtaatcccagcactttgggaggccaagggcggcagatcatgaggtcaggagatcaagactatcctcactaacagggtgaaaccccgtctctactaaaaaatacaaaaagttagctgggcatggtcgcgggcgcctgtaatcccagctactcagaaggctgaggcaggagaatggcatgaacccgggaggcggagcttgcagtgagctgagtctcaccactgcactccaacctgggcaacacagtgagactccgtctcaaaaaaaaaaaaaagaaagaaattaaaattcttagtctgtcacatctttttttttttttttttaagaaacagggtcttggccgggcgcagtggctcacgtctgtaatcccagcgctttgggaggccaatgtgggcggatcaactgaggtcaggagttcgagaccagcctgaccaacatgaagaaaccccgtctctactaaaaaaagttacaaaattgGCTgtgcttggtggcgcatgcctgtaatcctagctactcatgaggct is a window from the Macaca mulatta isolate MMU2019108-1 chromosome 13, T2T-MMU8v2.0, whole genome shotgun sequence genome containing:
- the RRM2 gene encoding ribonucleoside-diphosphate reductase subunit M2; the protein is MLSVRIPLAPITNPQQLQLSPLKGLSLVDKENTPPALSGARVLASKTARRIFQEPVEPKTKAAAPGVEDEPLLRENPRRFVIFPIEYHDIWQMYKKAEASFWTAEEVDLSKDIQHWESLKPEERYFISHVLAFFAASDGIVNENLVERFSQEVQITEARCFYGFQIAMENIHSEMYSLLIDTYIKDPKEREFLFNAIETMPCVKKKADWALRWIGDKEATYGERVVAFAAVEGIFFSGSFASIFWLKKRGLMPGLTFSNELISRDEGLHCDFACLMFKHLVHKPSEERVREIIINAVRIEQEFLTEALPVKLIGMNCTLMKQYIEFVADRLMLELGFSKVFRVENPFDFMENISLEGKTNFFEKRVGEYQRMGVMSSPTENSFTLDADF